One genomic region from Jiangella sp. DSM 45060 encodes:
- the pgsA gene encoding CDP-diacylglycerol--glycerol-3-phosphate 3-phosphatidyltransferase, translated as MAEPSTSPPSPWNIANALTILRVVLVPLFGWLLLRHGGDDDASRVAAFVAFGVAMTTDRLDGDLARRRGLVTDFGKIADPIADKALTGMAFVGLSLLGELPWWVTVIVLVREWGITVLRFAVIRYGVMAANRGGKLKTVLQTLALGLYILPLPGWFDPIEGTVMAAAVIVTVVTGVDYVLSAIRLRRSATP; from the coding sequence GTGGCCGAACCGTCGACCTCTCCGCCCAGCCCGTGGAACATCGCCAACGCGCTGACGATTCTGCGGGTCGTGCTGGTGCCCTTGTTCGGCTGGCTGCTGCTGCGGCACGGAGGCGACGACGACGCGTCGCGGGTGGCCGCGTTCGTCGCGTTCGGCGTCGCTATGACGACCGACCGGCTCGACGGCGACCTCGCCCGGCGCCGCGGCCTGGTCACCGACTTCGGCAAGATCGCCGACCCGATCGCCGACAAGGCGCTCACCGGCATGGCGTTCGTCGGGCTGTCGCTGCTCGGTGAGCTGCCCTGGTGGGTGACGGTGATCGTGCTGGTGCGCGAGTGGGGCATCACCGTGCTGCGGTTCGCCGTCATCCGGTACGGCGTCATGGCGGCCAACCGCGGCGGCAAGCTGAAGACCGTCCTGCAGACGCTGGCGCTCGGCCTGTACATCCTGCCGCTGCCCGGCTGGTTCGACCCGATCGAGGGGACGGTCATGGCGGCCGCCGTCATCGTCACCGTCGTCACCGGCGTCGACTACGTGTTGTCGGCGATCCGGCTGCGGCGGAGCGCGACCCCGTGA
- the rimO gene encoding 30S ribosomal protein S12 methylthiotransferase RimO, protein MSKHSVAIVTLGCSRNEVDSEELAGRLDADGFELVADPASAETVLVNTCGFVEQAKKDSVDSLLAAADLKSSGATKAVVAVGCMAERYGVELASELPEADAVLGFDDYAAIGERLRGILGGTAHVAHVPRDRRKLLPVTPVERQAAAYAAPDLPAGMSPASGPRAVRRRLDGGPMAPLKLASGCDRACTFCAIPMFRGSFLSRRPSDVLADARWLAEQGVRELFLVSENSTSYGKDLGDLRLLETLLPSLAEVDGIERVRVSYLQPAEMRPTLVDAMLSTPGVVPYFDLSFQHASTPLLRRMKRFGGTDSFLSLISSIRDRVPGAGVRSNVIVGFPGETEDDVAELESFLTQARLDVVGVFGYSDEDGTEAASFDGKLDADEISERVERVGDLVEELVAQRAEDRVGETVSVLVESVLPDGRVEGRAAHQGPEVDGTTVVSGVSAAVGDIVTAIVTGSDGADLLAVP, encoded by the coding sequence ATGAGCAAACATTCCGTCGCGATCGTCACGCTCGGCTGCAGCCGCAACGAGGTCGACTCCGAGGAGCTGGCCGGCCGTCTCGACGCCGACGGCTTCGAGCTCGTCGCCGACCCCGCGTCCGCCGAGACCGTCCTCGTCAACACCTGCGGTTTCGTCGAGCAGGCCAAGAAGGACTCCGTCGACTCCCTGCTGGCCGCCGCCGACCTCAAGTCGTCCGGGGCCACGAAGGCCGTCGTCGCCGTCGGCTGCATGGCCGAGCGGTACGGCGTCGAGCTGGCGTCCGAGTTGCCCGAGGCCGACGCCGTCTTGGGCTTCGACGACTACGCGGCCATCGGCGAGCGGCTGCGAGGGATCCTCGGCGGCACGGCGCACGTCGCGCACGTGCCGCGCGACCGCCGCAAGCTGCTGCCCGTCACGCCGGTCGAGCGGCAGGCCGCCGCCTACGCCGCGCCCGACCTCCCGGCCGGCATGTCGCCGGCGTCCGGGCCGCGGGCGGTGCGGCGGCGGCTCGACGGCGGGCCCATGGCGCCGCTGAAGCTGGCCAGCGGGTGCGACCGCGCCTGCACGTTCTGCGCCATCCCGATGTTCCGCGGCTCGTTCCTGTCCCGCCGCCCGTCCGACGTGCTGGCCGACGCGCGCTGGCTGGCCGAGCAGGGCGTGCGCGAGCTGTTCCTGGTCAGCGAGAACTCGACGTCGTACGGCAAGGACCTCGGCGACCTCCGGCTGCTCGAGACGCTGCTGCCGTCGCTGGCCGAGGTGGACGGCATCGAGCGGGTGCGGGTGTCGTACCTGCAGCCGGCCGAGATGCGCCCCACGCTGGTCGACGCCATGCTGTCCACGCCCGGCGTCGTGCCGTACTTCGACCTGTCCTTCCAGCACGCCAGCACGCCGCTGCTGCGCCGGATGAAGCGGTTCGGCGGGACCGACTCGTTCCTGTCGCTGATCTCGTCGATCCGCGACCGGGTGCCGGGCGCGGGCGTCCGGTCCAACGTCATCGTCGGGTTCCCCGGCGAGACCGAGGACGACGTCGCCGAGCTGGAGTCGTTCCTCACCCAGGCCCGCCTCGACGTCGTCGGCGTGTTCGGCTACTCCGACGAGGACGGCACCGAGGCCGCGTCGTTCGACGGCAAGCTCGACGCCGACGAGATCTCCGAACGGGTCGAGCGCGTCGGCGACCTCGTCGAGGAACTGGTCGCCCAGCGCGCCGAGGACCGCGTCGGCGAGACGGTGTCGGTGCTGGTCGAGTCGGTGCTGCCGGACGGCCGGGTCGAGGGCCGGGCCGCGCACCAGGGTCCCGAGGTCGACGGCACCACCGTGGTGTCCGGCGTCAGCGCGGCCGTCGGCGACATCGTCACGGCCATCGTTACCGGCAGTGACGGCGCCGACCTGCTCGCCGTCCCCTAA
- a CDS encoding flavin reductase family protein gives MARLAGGVALLTVLDPVGRDCGLTVTAVSSVSLEPPLVLACVKKDGFIHDALFVADGWSLSFLAADQLPLSDYAARERYPGARDDFSPWPTRRAARGELIFTGAVAAVECVPYSLVDAGDHTIALGRVTAVARDADGAVPLVHVDRRYYEPGPEVA, from the coding sequence ATGGCCCGCCTGGCGGGTGGTGTGGCGTTGCTCACGGTGCTCGATCCGGTCGGGCGCGACTGCGGCCTCACCGTCACCGCCGTGTCCTCGGTGTCGTTGGAGCCGCCGCTGGTGCTGGCGTGCGTCAAGAAGGACGGCTTCATCCACGACGCCCTCTTCGTCGCCGACGGCTGGTCGCTGTCGTTCCTGGCCGCCGACCAGCTGCCGCTGTCCGACTACGCCGCCCGCGAGCGCTACCCCGGGGCCCGCGACGACTTCTCGCCCTGGCCGACGCGCCGTGCGGCCCGCGGCGAACTGATCTTCACCGGCGCCGTCGCCGCCGTCGAGTGCGTCCCGTACTCCCTGGTCGACGCCGGTGACCACACCATCGCGCTGGGCCGCGTCACCGCCGTCGCCCGCGACGCCGACGGCGCCGTGCCGCTGGTTCACGTCGACCGGCGCTACTACGAGCCCGGCCCCGAGGTCGCCTGA
- a CDS encoding GNAT family N-acetyltransferase yields MILATHAGYEVDDDPERLEIDVIVGFLLTTYWSKHRSRETVERALRHSDGVGLYAPDGAQAGFARVVGDGATFAWLADVFVLPEHRGKGLARVLVNAVLEHPEHAAVERWMLATLDAHGVYAPLGFAPIESIDKFMVRSGPTASPVIR; encoded by the coding sequence ATGATCCTCGCGACGCACGCCGGCTACGAGGTCGACGACGACCCGGAGCGGCTCGAGATCGACGTCATCGTCGGGTTCCTGCTGACGACGTACTGGAGTAAGCACCGTTCGCGCGAGACGGTAGAGCGGGCGCTGCGCCACTCCGACGGCGTCGGCCTCTACGCACCGGACGGCGCGCAGGCGGGGTTCGCCCGCGTCGTCGGCGACGGGGCGACGTTCGCGTGGCTGGCGGACGTGTTCGTGCTGCCCGAGCACCGCGGGAAGGGGCTGGCCAGAGTCCTGGTCAACGCCGTCCTGGAGCACCCCGAACACGCCGCCGTCGAGCGCTGGATGCTGGCCACCCTCGACGCGCACGGGGTGTATGCGCCGCTGGGGTTCGCGCCGATCGAGTCGATCGACAAGTTCATGGTGCGCTCCGGCCCGACCGCCTCGCCCGTCATCCGCTGA
- a CDS encoding beta-N-acetylhexosaminidase, producing MPSLIPLPLVHEARPGAFTVDDDTAIGADGDARRAAWLLHDVLTGAGVRAPVVPAADPVATIVLRLGDTVRDSPEGYRLTVTPERVTIDGGTAAALARAVQTFRQLLPAAALRRAPVAAGPVEVGCGEIEDAPRFEWRGVHLDVARHFQPVGFVLKLIDLAALHRLNVVHLHLTDDQGWRVEVPAHPRLTEAGSWRTETAIGRRTGTYDGTPHGGFFTLDDLREIVAYADARAVTVVPEIDLPGHVQAVLAAYPELGNTGQPVEVRHTWGISENVLAPTDEALAFARDVLDTVLDVFPGPWVHLGGDEVPRTEWRASAAAAARAAELGLASVDELQSWFLRRLHDHVTTRGRRVVGWDEVVDDGGMPADTVVMAWRGSDHGVKAMAAGHDVVMCPEDTTYFDHHQSDGVDEPLAIGGLTTVEDVAAWEPAGGDGPGRLLGVQGQLWTEYLPTPSAVEYAAFPRLSALAEVAWTAPERRDAADLLNRLPAHLERLDAAGVNYRPLDGPRPWQRGGTGRRQRTQRT from the coding sequence ATGCCGAGCCTGATCCCGCTGCCCCTGGTCCACGAAGCACGCCCCGGCGCCTTCACCGTCGACGACGACACCGCCATCGGCGCGGACGGCGACGCCCGCCGGGCCGCCTGGCTGCTGCACGACGTCCTGACCGGCGCCGGGGTCCGCGCGCCGGTCGTCCCGGCCGCCGACCCCGTCGCGACGATCGTCCTGCGCCTCGGCGACACCGTGCGCGACAGCCCGGAGGGCTACCGGCTGACGGTGACGCCCGAGCGGGTCACGATCGACGGCGGCACCGCCGCGGCCCTGGCGCGCGCCGTCCAGACGTTCCGCCAGCTGCTGCCGGCCGCGGCGCTGCGCCGCGCCCCCGTCGCCGCCGGACCCGTCGAGGTCGGGTGCGGCGAGATCGAGGACGCGCCCCGGTTCGAGTGGCGCGGCGTGCACCTCGACGTCGCGCGGCACTTCCAGCCGGTCGGGTTCGTGCTGAAGCTGATCGACCTCGCGGCGCTGCACCGCCTCAACGTCGTGCACCTGCACCTCACCGACGACCAGGGCTGGCGGGTCGAGGTCCCGGCGCACCCGCGGCTCACCGAGGCCGGCTCGTGGCGCACCGAGACCGCCATCGGCCGCAGGACGGGCACCTACGACGGCACCCCGCACGGCGGCTTCTTCACGCTCGACGACCTGCGCGAGATCGTCGCCTACGCCGACGCGCGCGCCGTCACCGTCGTCCCGGAGATCGACCTGCCCGGCCACGTGCAGGCGGTGCTGGCCGCGTACCCGGAGCTGGGCAACACCGGGCAGCCGGTCGAGGTGCGGCACACGTGGGGCATCTCGGAGAACGTGCTGGCGCCGACGGACGAGGCCCTGGCGTTCGCGCGCGACGTCCTCGACACCGTGCTGGACGTGTTCCCCGGACCGTGGGTGCACCTCGGCGGCGACGAGGTCCCGCGGACGGAGTGGCGGGCAAGCGCCGCGGCCGCCGCCCGCGCCGCCGAGCTGGGCCTGGCCTCCGTCGACGAGCTGCAGAGCTGGTTCCTGCGCCGACTGCACGACCACGTGACGACGCGGGGCCGGCGGGTCGTCGGCTGGGACGAGGTCGTCGACGACGGCGGCATGCCGGCCGACACCGTCGTCATGGCGTGGCGCGGCAGCGACCACGGCGTCAAGGCCATGGCCGCCGGGCACGACGTCGTCATGTGCCCCGAGGACACCACCTACTTCGACCACCACCAGTCCGACGGCGTGGACGAGCCGCTGGCGATCGGCGGGCTGACGACCGTCGAGGACGTCGCCGCGTGGGAGCCGGCCGGCGGCGACGGGCCGGGCCGGCTGCTCGGCGTCCAGGGCCAGCTGTGGACGGAGTACCTGCCGACGCCATCCGCCGTGGAGTACGCTGCGTTCCCGCGGCTCAGCGCGCTCGCCGAGGTCGCCTGGACCGCGCCGGAGCGCCGCGACGCCGCCGATCTGCTGAACCGGCTGCCCGCGCACCTGGAGCGGCTCGACGCGGCGGGGGTGAACTACCGGCCGTTGGACGGCCCGCGCCCTTGGCAGCGCGGCGGCACCGGACGCCGTCAGCGCACTCAGCGCACCTGA
- a CDS encoding alpha/beta hydrolase, which produces MTEPGYVLTEDRPGGDVRAAVLLLHGGRSESREPVRARQPSVLRLRPFARALRRAGGPRGLTVWRLRYTVRGWNGADESPLDDVRAALAAVRARDPDVPVALVGYSMGGRAAIRVAGQPGIVAVAALAPWLTPSEPPSLLAGKHVLLMHGSADTMTDPRATAALAAGLDGVAASCRYLPVPGDRHAMLRHPSVWHREVTRFVLARTGLAQVR; this is translated from the coding sequence GTGACTGAGCCCGGGTACGTCCTGACCGAGGACCGGCCGGGCGGCGACGTCCGCGCGGCCGTCCTGCTGCTGCACGGCGGCCGGTCGGAGAGCCGCGAGCCGGTCCGGGCGCGGCAGCCGTCGGTGCTGCGGCTGCGGCCGTTCGCGCGGGCACTGCGCCGGGCCGGCGGGCCCCGGGGACTGACGGTGTGGCGGCTGCGGTACACGGTCCGCGGCTGGAACGGGGCCGACGAGTCGCCGCTGGACGACGTCCGGGCGGCGCTCGCCGCGGTGCGTGCGCGCGACCCGGACGTGCCGGTGGCGCTGGTCGGCTACTCGATGGGCGGACGCGCCGCCATCCGCGTGGCGGGGCAGCCCGGCATCGTCGCGGTGGCCGCGCTGGCGCCGTGGCTGACCCCGTCCGAGCCGCCGTCGCTGCTGGCCGGCAAGCACGTCCTGCTCATGCACGGCAGCGCCGACACCATGACCGACCCGCGGGCGACGGCGGCGCTGGCGGCCGGGCTGGACGGCGTGGCCGCGTCCTGCCGGTACCTCCCGGTGCCCGGCGACCGGCACGCGATGCTGCGCCACCCGTCGGTCTGGCACCGGGAGGTGACGCGGTTCGTGCTGGCCCGGACCGGCCTGGCTCAGGTGCGCTGA
- a CDS encoding CinA family protein — protein MSVSAASVVARLVDRGLTVAAAESLTGGLVCAALTSVPGSSAVVRGGVVVYATALKESLAGVPAAVLAASGPVAADTAAAMAAGVRERLGASVGVATTGVAGPDPQDGHPPGTVHVAAVSDAGVRVRSFTGSSALRGDRAEVRAATVHAVLELLSEV, from the coding sequence GTGAGCGTCTCCGCCGCCTCGGTGGTGGCCCGGCTGGTCGACCGCGGGCTGACGGTCGCCGCGGCGGAGTCGCTGACCGGCGGGCTGGTGTGCGCCGCGCTGACGTCGGTGCCGGGGTCGTCCGCGGTGGTCCGGGGTGGGGTGGTCGTGTACGCGACCGCGTTGAAGGAGTCGCTGGCCGGGGTTCCCGCCGCGGTGCTCGCCGCGTCCGGCCCGGTGGCCGCGGACACCGCGGCGGCGATGGCCGCCGGCGTCCGGGAGCGGCTGGGCGCGTCCGTCGGCGTGGCGACGACGGGGGTGGCCGGGCCGGACCCGCAGGACGGTCACCCGCCGGGCACGGTGCACGTCGCGGCGGTCTCCGACGCCGGCGTGCGGGTGCGCTCGTTCACGGGCTCGTCGGCGCTGCGCGGCGATCGGGCCGAGGTCCGGGCGGCGACCGTGCACGCCGTTCTGGAGCTGTTGTCCGAGGTGTGA
- a CDS encoding DNA translocase FtsK: MATRTATARSRSSSGTPKRRTPARGRKRRAPEPPPPPPPPEPSLAAQFFGGIGRMFVGIWMGIAHVVGGVARSVGRTATSLEADQRRDGVGLFLIGTAFIVAASVWWTLDGRIYEAVYQGIAGAIGTGAYVAPVLLAMAAWRTLRHPDRNGPGGRQVIGWVCLALGTLGLAHIAGGMPRPVDGQVAMERAGGAIGYVSSTILADLLTVYVAGPLLGLLTLFGVLVITGIPLYEVTAQLRAAALVVGGWLGFRRPVADGEEVDARGRRLAPTDDEPYDSPVLREKPKRRRKPEPEPDADDDTAELAGLGAEDDTPTEPAVVDRELRKRKKKGADEPAEPPPHTPIPQRVEQLALSGDITYTLPNSDLLRQGSPHKAKSAASDQVVDSLMGVFDQFNIDAVVTGYTRGPTVTRYEVELGTAVKVERVTALSKNISYAVASADVRILSPIPGKSAIGIEIPNTDKEIVSLGDVMRSPVARKDHHPMVAGLGKDVEGGFVVTNLAKMPHLLVAGATGSGKSSFINSMITSILMRATPDEVRLIMVDPKRVELSAYEGIPHLITPIITNPKKAAEALQWVVREMDMRYDDLANFGFRHVDDFNKAVRAGKVKAPEGSERVLTPYPYLLVIVDELADLMMVAPRDVEDSVVRITQLARAAGIHLVLATQRPSVDVVTGLIKANVPSRLAFATSSLADSRVILDQPGAEKLVGQGDGLFLPMGASKPIRVQGAWVTETEIASVVGHCKEQLEPSYREDVTAPQAAKREVDEDIGDDLDLLCQAAELVVNTQFGSTSMLQRKLRVGFAKAGRLMDLMESRGIVGPSEGSKARDVLIKPDDLDEVLDALRGD, from the coding sequence ATGGCGACCCGAACAGCCACGGCACGGTCGCGAAGCTCGTCGGGTACCCCGAAGCGGCGTACCCCGGCTCGCGGCCGGAAGCGTCGCGCACCTGAGCCGCCCCCACCGCCGCCACCTCCGGAGCCGAGTCTCGCCGCGCAGTTCTTCGGCGGCATCGGCCGGATGTTCGTCGGCATCTGGATGGGCATCGCGCACGTCGTCGGCGGCGTGGCCCGCAGTGTGGGACGGACGGCGACGAGCCTCGAGGCCGACCAGCGCCGCGACGGCGTCGGGCTGTTCCTCATCGGGACGGCGTTCATCGTCGCCGCGTCGGTGTGGTGGACGCTGGACGGCAGGATCTACGAGGCCGTGTACCAGGGCATCGCGGGCGCCATCGGCACGGGCGCGTACGTCGCGCCGGTCCTGCTGGCCATGGCGGCCTGGCGCACGCTGCGCCACCCCGACCGCAACGGCCCGGGCGGCCGCCAGGTCATCGGCTGGGTGTGCCTCGCGCTGGGCACGCTCGGCCTCGCGCACATCGCCGGCGGCATGCCGCGCCCGGTCGACGGGCAGGTGGCGATGGAGCGGGCCGGCGGCGCCATCGGCTACGTCTCCTCGACCATCCTGGCCGACCTGCTGACGGTGTACGTGGCGGGCCCGCTGCTGGGCCTGCTGACGCTGTTCGGCGTGCTGGTCATCACCGGCATCCCGCTGTACGAGGTGACGGCGCAGTTGCGCGCCGCCGCACTGGTCGTGGGCGGCTGGCTGGGCTTCCGGCGTCCGGTCGCCGACGGCGAGGAGGTCGACGCCAGGGGCCGCCGGCTCGCGCCCACCGACGACGAGCCGTACGACTCGCCGGTGCTGCGCGAGAAGCCGAAGCGCCGGCGCAAGCCCGAACCCGAGCCCGACGCCGACGACGACACCGCCGAGCTGGCCGGTCTCGGCGCCGAGGACGACACCCCGACGGAGCCGGCGGTCGTCGACCGCGAGCTGCGCAAGCGCAAGAAGAAGGGCGCCGACGAGCCGGCCGAGCCGCCGCCGCACACCCCCATCCCGCAGCGGGTCGAGCAGCTGGCGCTGTCCGGCGACATCACGTACACGCTGCCCAACAGCGACCTCCTGCGTCAGGGCAGCCCGCACAAGGCCAAGTCGGCCGCGTCCGACCAGGTCGTCGACTCCCTGATGGGGGTCTTCGACCAGTTCAACATCGACGCCGTCGTCACCGGCTACACCCGCGGCCCGACGGTGACGCGGTACGAGGTCGAGCTGGGCACGGCGGTGAAGGTCGAGCGCGTCACGGCGCTGTCGAAGAACATCTCGTACGCCGTGGCCAGCGCCGACGTGCGCATCCTGTCGCCGATCCCGGGCAAGTCGGCCATCGGCATCGAGATCCCCAACACCGACAAGGAGATCGTCAGCCTCGGCGACGTCATGCGCTCGCCGGTGGCCCGCAAGGACCACCACCCGATGGTGGCCGGTCTGGGCAAGGACGTCGAGGGCGGCTTCGTCGTCACGAACCTGGCGAAGATGCCGCACCTGCTGGTGGCCGGCGCCACGGGCTCCGGCAAGTCCAGCTTCATCAACTCGATGATCACGTCGATCCTCATGCGGGCGACGCCCGACGAGGTGCGGCTGATCATGGTCGACCCCAAGCGGGTGGAGCTGTCGGCGTACGAGGGCATCCCGCACCTGATCACGCCGATCATCACGAACCCGAAGAAGGCGGCCGAGGCGCTGCAGTGGGTCGTGCGCGAGATGGACATGCGCTACGACGACCTCGCCAACTTCGGCTTCCGGCACGTCGACGACTTCAACAAGGCGGTCCGCGCGGGCAAGGTGAAGGCGCCCGAGGGCAGCGAGCGGGTGCTGACGCCGTACCCGTACCTGCTGGTCATCGTCGACGAGCTGGCCGACCTCATGATGGTCGCCCCGCGAGACGTCGAGGACTCCGTCGTCCGCATCACGCAGCTGGCCCGGGCGGCCGGCATCCACCTGGTGCTGGCGACGCAGCGGCCTTCGGTCGACGTCGTCACGGGTCTCATCAAGGCGAACGTGCCGTCGCGGCTGGCGTTCGCGACGTCGTCGCTGGCCGACTCCCGCGTCATCCTCGACCAGCCGGGTGCCGAGAAGCTGGTCGGCCAGGGTGACGGCCTGTTCCTGCCGATGGGCGCGAGCAAGCCGATCCGCGTCCAGGGCGCCTGGGTCACCGAGACCGAGATCGCGTCCGTCGTCGGCCACTGCAAGGAGCAGCTGGAGCCGAGCTACCGCGAGGACGTCACCGCGCCCCAGGCGGCCAAGCGCGAGGTCGACGAGGACATCGGCGACGACCTCGACCTGCTCTGCCAGGCCGCCGAGCTGGTGGTCAACACGCAGTTCGGCTCGACGTCGATGCTGCAGCGCAAGCTGCGGGTCGGGTTCGCGAAGGCCGGCCGGCTGATGGACCTGATGGAGAGCCGCGGCATCGTCGGCCCGTCCGAGGGGTCGAAGGCGCGCGACGTGCTGATCAAGCCCGACGACCTCGACGAGGTGCTGGACGCCCTGCGCGGTGACTGA